The genomic DNA AGCTGGAAGAGTTAAATTACAAGCGCTTCAAGTGCAGCGAGCCACAGCCATCTCACACCCTTTTCCAGCCAAGTGGAGCCCGGCAAACAGCGGCCGTCTTCGCCTCCAAATCCAGTTGCAATGGAAGCTCCACGGAACATGACTGAAGAGTCTCGCCTCTATCAAACCACCCTTCTTCAAGACGGACTGAAGACACTTTTGGACGAGGACAAGTTTGTGGATTGCTCGCTGCAGGTTGGCAGTAAGAGCTTCCCTTGCCATCGGCTGGTCCTGGCAGCCTGCAGTCCTTACTTTCGTGAGTATTTCTTCGCAGAAGAAAAcgagaagaagaaggaggaggtaGTCCTGGAAGACGTTGATGATAATGTGGTGTCTATGATCCTTCAGTATCTGTATTCCTCGGAGATAGAACTGACCGATGAGAACGTGCAGAATATCCTGGCTGTGTCCAGCCGCTTCCAGATCCCCTCCGTCTTCACCCTGTGTGTCACCTATCTTCAGGAAAAGTTGACTATCAGCAACTGCCTGGCCATCTTCAGGCTGGGACTTCTCCTAGACTGTCCACGCCTTGCTATCGCCGCCCGCGAATACGCCTCGGACCGATTTGAACAAATCTACAAAGGCGAAGATTTCATGGAACTTGCTGCCCATGAACTGATCGGTTTGATTGCGAGCGACGCGTTGAACGTGGAGAATGAAGAGGTTGTGTTTGAAGCTGTCATGAGATGGGTACGGACTGACAAAGAGGACAAGGCCAAAAGTTTGGGGGAAATATTTGACTACATCCGTTTTCGCCTTATGCCTGAGAAATATATCAAAGACCATGTAGAGAAAGATGACATTGTAAAGTCTAATCCAGAGTTGGTGAAGAAAGTTCAGACCATTAAAGATGCGTTTGCCGGGAAGCTGCCGGAGCCCGCTAAAGGAGGAGACAAAGGCGAAAAGAAAGGAGAGGGTGCCGAAGACGTGGTGAATGGTGATGTTGGCGATGAAAATCTTCTCCCTGGCTTCCTGAATGACATTCCGCGACATGGCATGTTCGTCAAGGAGATGATCGTGTTCATCAACGATACAATGACTGTGGCCTATGATCCAAATCTAAATGAATGCTTCCTGGCGGCAGTCAACAATATGATTCCCAGAAATCACGTTAGCTTGGTTACAAAGACAAACCAGGTTTTTGTTATTGGTGGCCTGTACGTGGATGAAGAAGTGAAAGAACATCCTTGCCACTGCTATGTTTTCCAGGTATACTTTAATCTATTCGGTTTCGAAGTTAGTATTTGGTGTGTATATTTGAAACTGGCGTAAAGTGCTGGATTatcacagcgagtcaggcagcacgaCAGGATAaagcatttgaagaagggtccccacccgatatgtcatctacccatgttctccaaagatgctgcctgatcctcgtgagttattccagcattttgtgtccttttcttgtaaaccatccTCTGCAATCAATATTTCAATATTTGAAACAATCTTTCCTGTAAATATTGCTGGAAGTTTGTAAATTTAAAATGATTTCCCAAACCATTGCAAAACTGCTCAAATGAATTAATTTGTGTAAAAAATTATCTCTCAATTATGTACAAACATATCGTTTTTTTGGTTCTGCTTAGAAAGGGTAGACATTGTTATTATCAAGAGGTTCTGCACAAAGTATGATGCCTTAGTGAAATAAATTGCTTCTCCTTCTATTACTCAATCAAAAATGCATTTTGGATTAATTAAAACCATAAGGCAGTGAGTTAAAATGAATTTTAATTGTTGCTCACTAGTTTGACAACATTGCTGGTACATGGAATGGTTTACCACCGCTACCATCACCCAGATGCCTCTTTGGGTTAGGAGAAACCAAGAATTTCCTTTACGTGATAGGTGGCAAGGATCTTCAAAATGAACAGTCGCTGGATTCAACGTTGTGTTATGACATGGCGTAAGTTTAAATTGTTTCCATTTTGGATTaactttaggtttaagtttattattgtcataaatACCGAGGTATAGGGAAAAGttctgttttgcgtgctatccaatcagatcagataatactattcataaatacaatcatctGCCAACCAGCTGTGCTCCAAGGAGGTTAGTCCTATTCAATCCAACCTCTACATATAACTCAAGCTGTCCAGTCCCAGTAACATgcctgtgaatcttctctgcaccctatccagtTTAATGATATACTTCCTATAGCTGGATGACTAGAACTGTACACACATTCCAAATGTGATCTCATCATCAACTTGTACagttgcaacatgacatcccaactcctgtcCTCGATGTCATGAGTGATGAAGGCAAGCGTGCTAAAAGCCTTCTTCAACCCACAGTCTTCTTGTGTTACCACTTACAGTGAACTGTGTATCTATACTCCCCAGTCTCTGTCTCTGCAGGTCCTTCCCTGGCTTGCCttaacaaaatgcaacaccttgcaattATACTTATTGACAAACTATAAAAACTGGCTTGGGAATTATATTATGCATATGTATAAGAAATATTTAAACTATGCGGGGGAAGAATAGAGCAAGAACTCATGGACAAATCAAATAGTGGTGAGAAG from Leucoraja erinacea ecotype New England chromosome 7, Leri_hhj_1, whole genome shotgun sequence includes the following:
- the klhl41a gene encoding kelch-like protein 41a — its product is MEAPRNMTEESRLYQTTLLQDGLKTLLDEDKFVDCSLQVGSKSFPCHRLVLAACSPYFREYFFAEENEKKKEEVVLEDVDDNVVSMILQYLYSSEIELTDENVQNILAVSSRFQIPSVFTLCVTYLQEKLTISNCLAIFRLGLLLDCPRLAIAAREYASDRFEQIYKGEDFMELAAHELIGLIASDALNVENEEVVFEAVMRWVRTDKEDKAKSLGEIFDYIRFRLMPEKYIKDHVEKDDIVKSNPELVKKVQTIKDAFAGKLPEPAKGGDKGEKKGEGAEDVVNGDVGDENLLPGFLNDIPRHGMFVKEMIVFINDTMTVAYDPNLNECFLAAVNNMIPRNHVSLVTKTNQVFVIGGLYVDEEVKEHPCHCYVFQFDNIAGTWNGLPPLPSPRCLFGLGETKNFLYVIGGKDLQNEQSLDSTLCYDMANLKWTQSKAFPLKIYGHFVISHNGLIYVIGGKTDDAKCVNKLFVYNPKKSEWRELAAMSKARAMFGAAVHQNKIWVVGGVTEEGLTAAVEAYNIVNNKWETFPEFPQERSSINMVDMAGSLYAIGGFAMIEQENKEYAPSEFTDVWKFEDEKKEWSGMLKEISYGSGATCLPVRLNMFRLTKL